Genomic segment of Candidatus Chlorohelix allophototropha:
CTCTTTGATTCCCCCTTATCGCTGCCAGCACTCCATAAATGCGTTCACTCGTTACATTAAAAGATTTTAGAATCTGATAGGCGGTGCACCCTGAATTATAGAAACCCTTGTCAGATTGTTGGTTAACCAACGCTAAAAGCAAATGTTCAGTGCTGGTGTAGTCATCTTTCATTCTTCTGGCTTCATCAGCCGCTATCTCAAGAACTTTTCTAAGGTGTGCGGATGCGAAAATCTGGTTGTTAGCATTATAAACCTTTGGTAATCGCTCCAAAATGGCGTTTATTTCATTTGTTAAAGCATTAATATCAACCCCAAGTTGACGCATTATTTCTGGCACTACGCCATCCGGTTGTTGCAAAAGCGCCAGCAAAAGATGTTCAGGTTGGATTTCGCTGTTATGGTAATTTTGCGCTATGCTCTGCGCCTCTATAACCGCATCTTTAGATTTCTGAGTAAATTTATCTGTATCCATTCTACATTTCTTTCTGTTTGAATTAGGGAATAATATTGTAGATGATACTACGGCTATTTTAGGATTGCCAATCTAAAAGCATGGGCGACAACTTAAGGATTTGACTGAATTGTGAAGCTCCAAAGTGAGAATTTATAGCCGAATTTAACACCAAATTTGTTGGGATTTGTATAGAATCGCAATTCTGGTGATTACACACATCTCCTAGAGCCTATTATTTAGAACCTGAAGAAACGCATGCTTGAGATTGCTTACCCGCGCTTCTTGTCTTCAATTAGGTTCAAAAGCAGCGATGTGTAAAATCACCAGCCATAATTTGCTCGACAAACTTAGTTGGAGCTTAAGCTGTCACCGTTGGACTTTTATATACTGGTTTGAACAAAAGAGCTACGAAGAAGTTATTAAATGCTGATTAGGTTTCTTACGAAATCTTTACGCCTGCGCTTTTTGAGTACTTTTGATTTGTTCCTGTATAAGTTGCTCGAAACCGCCTGTTATTACCAGCCTTTGGGCGACTGCGCCAAGTGGAGAAAAGCCAAACTTGCGCTCCCCGCAATGAATTTCAGAATTTACAAAATCAAGACGGGTGTTGATTCCGGTACGAATAGTTAACAGGTTGGAAGAATTGAATTTTTCTTTGAGCCAGTTTATCAGTTCGGGACATTCCAGCGCAATATAGCCGTTGTTGAAGGCATTGCGTTTGTAGGTTTGCGAGTATGACCCGGCAATTACCAGTTGCAAGCCTCGGTACTTCAGCGTTGTGGCGGCTTGTTCCCGTGATGAACCGCTTCCAAAGTTCCACCCACCTGCCAGAATATCGCCTTCGCGGGTTATTTGCTGGAACTCCGGGTCATAGTTAAGGAAGGCTTTCGTAGCCATTTCGGCGGGAAGCAGATTATCGTTATAGGTATATTCCTTGCCGTAAATCGCATCGGTATTCATGTTATCTTTAGGCACAAAAAGCAACTCCCCTTCGATAACGGTAGGAAAGCCCGGTAAAATATCCTGTGCAGCAGCGGCGGCTTGATTTTGTCGTGGGCGATTCTCAAGTCGTGCAACCACAGGTCTGGAAGGCAGCGTTTGTGTGCCGCAAATATATCCTTCCAGCGCGGAAGCGGCTACCACAGCCGGACTTGCCAGATAAACGTTTGCGCCCGGCGAACCCATGCGCCCCTTGTAATTCCGGTTGGTGGCAGAAATCGCTACTTCGCCCGGTTCTAATACGCCCTCACCTAGCCCGATACACGGTCCGCAACCGGCTGTCAGCGTTTGTGCCCCTGCTTCAACCAGCGTTTGCCAGTAGCCCAGTTCTTTTGCTTGTTGTTCAATTTGGGCTGATGCTGCCGCCAGATAGAATTTCACACCTGTTGCAAATTTGCGATTCTTTACCACTGCTGCGGCTTCTTCAATATCATCCAGACGACTATTTACACAGCTTAACAGATAGGCTTTATCAATTTTGATGCGTTGTTGCTCAAGCTCAGGTAGGAAAACCATTGCCTTTACTTCGTTCGGTCCTGCCACTGTGGGCGTAACCGAACCAAGATCAAAGATTATTTCTTTGGCGTAGTATGCATCAAGGTCGGGCTTCAAATCCATGCAGTCGGTTTCATCAATCATAGCGCGGGTGATTCGCGGGTTTTGGTCGCCGCGTTTTTCAAAGAACTCAACCCGGTTGAGCAGGTAATCCCGTACTCGGCTATCGTAAGGGAAAACACCTGCTAATGCGCCCCATTCGGTAGTCATATTCGCAATAGTTTTGCGCTGGCTCATGGTCAGGCTGGCAATACCCTCTCCGGTAAACTCAAGGCAAGCGTTTAGCACTTCATCATTGGCGAAAGTACCGATTAGGGCAAGGATTACATCTTTGCCGGTTACTCCCAAACCAAGTTTCCCGGTGATTTCAACCTTGATAATTTCGGGAATTTGCCACCAAGTTTGACCAGTCGCCCAGATAGCGGCAGCATCGGTTCGTACCACAGGTGTCCCAACACAGGCAAGCGCACCGTACAGATTCGAGTGAGAGTCACTTCCCACTACCACTGTACCGGGTAAAACAAACCCTTCTTCTGTTATAACCTGATGGGCAATCCCGGTTCCGGCGGGAAAGAAGGCAATCTCCTGTTTTCTGGCAAATGTCTCAATTTTGGTATATTTGCCGAGATTTTCCTTACTCTTGTTTTGCACATCGTGGTCGAGTGCGAACACAGGTTGCTTTGAATCAAAAACACCGGATGCGCCCATACTTTCAAATTTTGGGATTACTGCGCCGGTGTTATCGTGAGTCATTACGTGCTGAGGCTTCAACAATACGAAGTCATTAGCGTAAACCTTTTGTCCGGGTTTCAAGCCTACGGCATAGCGTTGCACAATTTTTTCGATTAGGGTCTGACCCATTGATTAGTTTACCTACCTTGTGAGAATTTAAAATGGAATTAAGTTTTGCCTAGCGAAAACAGTCAGTAATTATAGCATAACCACTTATTTTTTGTGGGCGGACGTTGTTTCAGAAGGGGACGAGTCCTCGCTTTGCCCTTCTGCCTCGAGTTCATCTGCATCAGGCGATTGCTCAGAAATTTGAGGTAGCCACAAGGTAAAGGTGCTGCCTTTGCCTTCTTCACTGTCTAGGCTGATGCGCCCACCATGCGATTCGACTATATACTTTACAATCGGTAAACCAAGCCCTGTGCCACCTCCGGCTCGCGAACGGGCTTTTTCTACCCGATAGAAGCGGGAGAAAATCTGAGATTGGTCTGTGGTATCAATTCCTACGCCGGTATCGGTAACTGCTACTTGCGCCCAACGATTGCCGCTATGCAAGCTAATAGTGACGATTCCTTCTTCGGGGGTATATTTAATGGCGTTATCTACTAGGTTTAGAATTGCCCGTTTCAATTGGTCAGCGTCTCCCACCACCTTGATAATTTCAAAATTGCCTAGTTTGAGAGTCTGGTGACGCGCTTGCGCCAACACTTGCGCCTGTTTGTACACTTCTAGCACTATTTCATCCAGATTGGTGGATGAAAACTCGATAGTCTGGTTGGCATCGGCTTTAGCCAATAGTAATAAATCCTCAACCAATTTTTGCATACGCTTTACTTCGCGTTCGATTGCTTGGAGTGATTCACTCTGGTTTACGGGGTCAGGATTTCGCCTTAACAGATCAAGATTACCTCTAATCACCGTTAGAGGAGTGCGTAATTCGTGCGAAGAATCGGCGATAAAGTGACGCTGTAACTTAAATTCTTTTTCAAGGCGATCCAACATTCCGTCAAAAGCGCGTCCCAAACGGCTCACTTCATCGTTAGAGAATTGATCAACCTGAATACGCTCGGTCAGATCGTTGGTTGCGCCGATGCGAAATGCCGCCCTAGTTATGTTTTCAATTGGACTGAAAGCGCGGCGTGTTATCCACCAACCGAAAATAACTAAGGCGACTACTGCCGCTATTCCACCGATTCCGAACGGATAAATGAGGCTGTTACTAACTGCCAGAGATTGCTTCATCGAGTTAATTGTCTGTACATAGCCGACAGTCGAGCCACGCAATGTGATACGCTCAGTATAACCTTTGACCGGTTCATCGGTATCAGGCATTCGGAATGTGAAATACTCCCCGGGAAAGTTTATATTATCTCGCAATATTTGTTGCGTCACTGGCTGAGTCATAAGCCGAATATCTGGCACAGCTTGCAAGAGATTACCTTTGGGGTCAGAGATTTGTACATAGGTAAGGGAAGCATCCAAATCGCGGCGGCTGGCAAGAAAATTATTACTTAATTGCCTATCGATTGAGGGAGATTTATTATCAGGTTCTATCCCTCCCAAGAGGGCGCTTAATTCCAGCAAATCCTGCTCAGTAAAGCTATTGCGTGAGGCAACATATTGACTGATTTCGACGGCACGGTTTTTGAGGTCGTGCTCCACTTCATAATTCAAGGTGTTCACTACCGAACGATAAACGGACACGCTTAAAATGACGAGGGTTACACAAACCACCGCTGAAAAGACTAGGGTTAATCTTAGCCGTATCGAAAAATTTTGAATGAACTTGCCCAAGGGTAATCCATTAAGGGTTAAGAACCGAATTACTCTTCGTGCGAGTTATCCGATTCTTTCATTACATAGCCAACACCGCGTACTGTGCGTATCAACTTAGGGCTATTGCCTGTATCCAGTTTACTACGCAAATAACGGATGTAAACCTCGATTATATTCGACTCTCCGCCAAAATCGTAGCCCCACACTTTATCATAGATTACTTCGCGCGATAGGACTTTGCGTGGGTTTAGCATAAAAAGCTGGAGCAGCTCGAATTCTTTGCTGGTAAGTTCAATTAGTTGACCGCTTCGATGCACTTCGTGGGTAACAGTGTTAAGAATCAGGTCAGAAAATTGGATAACCTGTTGGCTATCTCCGGGGGCAGTGCGCCGTAGGTGCGCCCTGACTCGCGCCAGCAACTCATCAAAGGCAAAAGGTTTGACGATATAATCATCCGCGCCGCTATCTAATCCCGCTACGCGATCAGTTACTGCATCTTTAGCGGTAAGCATTACCACCGGAGTGTCGCGGATTTTGCGCATTTCGCGGCAAACTTCTAGACCATTTTTACCCGGCATCATCACATCGAGCAGCACCAGATCGGGTGCGGACTCCCTGAAAATCGTAAGCGCGGTATCCCCATCGAGGGCAGTACGTACATCGTAACCTTCGAAGCGCAAGCCGCGTGCCAGCATATCGATGATCTCATTATCGTCATCCACAACTAGAATTTGCATTTCTTACTCCAGAATTTCTAGTAAAATTTCAGGCTAATCACTCTGTAAGGTGCTGTTTGTTGATATTAGTACGATAAAAAACCTTAATTGTTTCAGCAAAATGGGACTAATCGGCGAGCTTTATTGTGGGGGCCAAATGACCCGCCAGCCGTTATCTTGTTGTAATAATACCATTGCTTCAAATAGGCTGAGTTTTTGACCACTTTGCAGCGTAATTTCAAGCTGGTAGGTAACGCTGGCACGCTTGCCAACAATTGTTGAATCGCGATTTACCTTCAGAATTTCGGTACGTACAATTCCGGTGTCTTGCTTGGCGCGGGCAAGCCGATCCCCAAAATCGCTTCGACTGATTTTCAACTGAGAGTCGGCGGTTAGCACCTCATAGGCATTACCGTAATTCCCGTCCCGCACCGCTTCGAGATAGTGTTGGCTAACCTCACTGGGTGTCAGGTTGTCTGAGCAGGCGGTCAAGAGTAAGAGCAAAAGCGGTAAAAGCCAGATAGTTTGACGAGATTTCATTTCAGCTTTCTTCCTAGCACCCAACCCGGCGCGCCGATTACTATGTCTTCGGGTTTGAACCCAACCCAACCATCCCCGTTATAATCTTTTTCGCTCAAAGTTTCGGCTACTCTTCCAATAAAATCCGCTTCGATCATTCGCCGATTGTAGCCGTTCTCGCCTAGATAATCCACAATCAAGCCGAGCGCAGTTTGTCCGGCATTTGGGAAGGTCGGAGTTGCGACAATCGCCGCCATATCGCCCTGCGCGTCCAGCTTTGCCACAATTTGTCGGTATAATCCGAATATCCGCTCTGAACTGCTACTCACCACCGGTGCAGGCGTTCCAACCAATAGTTGCACCGAATAATCAAAAATAGCCCCGTTCAAGACAAGGCGCATACGTCCCCAATTAGTTTGTCCCGGCAGAATACCTGCTCCTTGCGCCGCATCTCGCTTAACGCTGATTGCCACCTTAAGCTCACCATTTCCCGAAAGATTTACAAAGCGATCGGGAATAGGCGATAGCCATGGAGGGTTTGAAAAGATGCGCCCTTTAATCCCGCCGTTCAGCTGTAAGGTTAAGGTTTTGGTTAGCGGCGTGCCGGTTGCAGCATCGGGCGAAGGAATTGTGCCCATAGAAATCAGGTCAAATGCAGGTGCGCTTCCGTCAAAATTGGGCGGCAAAACCTCTTCCGTTGAAAAAGAAGCAGGCAACGAAGGGAATAATAACTGAAGGGGTTGCGGCAAATAATCGCTGGTAGCAGGGTCAGTTTGAGTCTCCTCAGAATTAGCAAGGATAGGTGGTACAAATAATACAAGTAATATCAGTATCACCCATCCGGCGTATCTCGACATCCCTATCTGCTTGTGGTTGGAGTTGTAGATGGTGTTGTACTGATTACCGGCACGTTACCGGACACAGCCGCAGATGGTACCCGAAAAATATAAATTTTCTGGTCGGTTACTACATAAATTTTCTGATTAGCTTCGTCCACCAACAAGTCTTTGATGCTATCAAACTCCTTGTTTTCAGCCCGAATTTGCTGTACGAACGCTCCGTTTGATTTTTGGTATTGTAGGATGCGCTTTTCCGCATCTATCACGAAAAGATAAGGATAATCAAAACTTCCGATTTGCATCAGGTAAGGGCTATTCAAAGCGGGGCTAACCAATCCACCACTATTTAAATCAATCTGATTGGTAATTTCACCCTTATTCTTGCCGTTTGGTCGTTCCATCTGGTAAAGTACACCCTCTGAGCTTAACCCGAAGATGCGTCCATCCACTTCCAGCGTAACAGCGCGATCTAGGTTAGCGGTTTGCACCGCCTGTTCCGAAAGCCACTCATCCGGGGTGTTACTATACGAGCCCGATAAATATCGCAATATCTGTCCGCTTCCTGGTCCAACCAAATACAGGTTGCCCTGATAGGTATCGGCTAATCGCACCGATTTCACCCAACCGCTTGTGCCGCCAAGTGCAACCGCGCTCCATGAATTGTGAGAGCGGTCATAAATCCAGACGTTATTTGCGTCATCTAATATCAGGACGCTATCAAGGCGGGGTGTCATCAGTACGGGCTTGGTTAGAGTCTTACCGCTGGCAGTATCTCCTTGTTTCAGTATAGTCTTAATTTGACCTTGCATATCAAGTTGTAAAACCATACCTCGTCCGCTATCAAGGATAAAAACCACGTCATTTGTACTTGAAAAGATAGCGCGACTCATTTTAATGCCGGTCTGGTTGGTCAAATCAAGGGTAACCCGAATGTCTGCCGGAATCACAACTCGGTTGATGTTGTCCGATGTAACTTTCAGGGCGTTGGAGGTAATAGTAATATCTTTTAATTCTGGCTTTTCCTTGCGCGCTTTATCGAGGTCAGCCTGAGCATCGCTTATTAATTGCCGTGCTTTGGCTGGGTCGATTACCGCAAAGGTTTGCGCTTGTATTCGTTTGGCTTCAGCTGAACGTACAAATCCCATCGCTTTATCATTGCTACCGCCCACTAGGTTAACTGCGGCAGAGACTAGAAATAAAGCTGCTACGCCCAGTAATAATATCAGCCCACCGATTATCAGGAAACGACCACCGCGGAACCCACCCTTTCGTTCATCCTTGATACTTTCAAGGGGTGGTCCGTAACCGCCGGATACATCCACAAATTCAGCCGCTTGTGGTGGGCTGTCGGGCTGTTTGCCTCTTTTCTTTTTGCCTGTTTCCCCAATCGGTGGTATAGCTGCGGCTTCCTCAGAGAAGGCAAAATGAGGTTTCGGCGCTTCCGGCGATTGGTAATTACGCGGGCTAAAGGTAGCCTTTTGTTCTGGCGATCCTGAACCGGGCGCAGGGAATACGCCTGCTTGTTGTTTCTTGAACCGATCGGTTTCAGTTGGGTCGGGGCGATTTTGGAGATAGGGGGGTTTTTCCAGCCCGTCCTTCTCACGCCGAATCCAAGGGTCAGCAGCAGGGTTATCGTTAATCAAATTAACCAACTCGGTTATGCTACCCGGATGTTGTTGGATAGGTGGTTGTGCTTGACGTGGCTCATTATCCACAAACTCGAAATCTTGATTCCAACGCACTGGAACGGCTTCGGTCGGTGGTAGGCTTGCTTCAAAAATATATTCTTCCTTATCGGGTTCATTTTTATCAGGGTTGAAGCGAGAAGCAAAGGCGCTCATCGAAACCGCCATGTTGTTCATTGCGCCTTTAAACCCGCCTTCTTCGCTACGTTTAGTGGCGGTGTGGGCTTCAATTCTTTCTTGTGCTGCTCGTTCCAGACTCCTGGCGCTGTAATCGCCCTTCATTGAAACTGCTAGAGCGTAGCCGTTCTCTATATAATGAACTCGCGCAAATTCCGAAAGATTATAAAGCGCTTCGCGACTAGTGGAGTTCATAAAATAGTGTTCTAGCTGGTCTTCTTCTAATGCCTGTGCCAACGAGGAGGAACAAAGTACCAGTAGGTCGCCATCGTCAAAGTAGGTGCGGTTAAAAATAGGATCAATAGTTGCGTAGCGACCAAGTGCAGGGGTATAGGAAGAATGCTTACCACCTGTGGCGATAGGCAAAGGCTGAGTGGCGCGCGGGTTGAGCGGGCGCGGACCTTTACGATAATTATCTGGCATCGGATAATAACTCATTTGCCCTTGATGTACTACATAACTCTGAGTGGGAGGTAGTTGTGCCAGAAATAGTTCGTTATTTCGCACCAAAGCCAAGGTAATACCCACTCCGCGCCGTTCCGGCGGAAGTAAGGCGCTATTGCGGTTAAATAATAGTTGGTTCGCCACTTCCAGCGCGTGTTTTAAGGCGCTAGTTACAGTGGCGTTCTGATTGAATTCGTAAAATTCCTTGATGATTGCCATTTGCGTATCGCGAATTAACTCGTAATTGCCTGCACGCAAGGCTTGAGAGGAGTCTCGGATTGCCTCAACTTCGGTCATTATGTAGAGCGCCCCTCGTTTTTGGATTATCGGGGGCGGCATCATAAGCTCAGCATCGAGGAGACCTTCTGCTCGGTCTCGTCTGATTCCACCGCTGATTTCGAGTTGAGTCGCTATTAACTGAAGATCACTCATTCGCCACCTACCGCAAAAACTATGTGACCGTAAAAACAGGAAATAGAAAGACCCGACCCCAGCAGTACTTATGTCATGTTATTGGATGAATTATAATCAAATTCGCTAAACTTGACAATACATAAATGGGATAAATCGCGCTTTGTTCGTAGATTCGATCCAATTACCTACATTTTAGGTAAGGGCTTAGCAGGATTAATCTTTAAATCTGCTTGATTGATTCGCGAACTACTTCGAGCAGACGCTTTTCGGCACGG
This window contains:
- a CDS encoding response regulator transcription factor encodes the protein MQILVVDDDNEIIDMLARGLRFEGYDVRTALDGDTALTIFRESAPDLVLLDVMMPGKNGLEVCREMRKIRDTPVVMLTAKDAVTDRVAGLDSGADDYIVKPFAFDELLARVRAHLRRTAPGDSQQVIQFSDLILNTVTHEVHRSGQLIELTSKEFELLQLFMLNPRKVLSREVIYDKVWGYDFGGESNIIEVYIRYLRSKLDTGNSPKLIRTVRGVGYVMKESDNSHEE
- a CDS encoding sensor histidine kinase, whose product is MGKFIQNFSIRLRLTLVFSAVVCVTLVILSVSVYRSVVNTLNYEVEHDLKNRAVEISQYVASRNSFTEQDLLELSALLGGIEPDNKSPSIDRQLSNNFLASRRDLDASLTYVQISDPKGNLLQAVPDIRLMTQPVTQQILRDNINFPGEYFTFRMPDTDEPVKGYTERITLRGSTVGYVQTINSMKQSLAVSNSLIYPFGIGGIAAVVALVIFGWWITRRAFSPIENITRAAFRIGATNDLTERIQVDQFSNDEVSRLGRAFDGMLDRLEKEFKLQRHFIADSSHELRTPLTVIRGNLDLLRRNPDPVNQSESLQAIEREVKRMQKLVEDLLLLAKADANQTIEFSSTNLDEIVLEVYKQAQVLAQARHQTLKLGNFEIIKVVGDADQLKRAILNLVDNAIKYTPEEGIVTISLHSGNRWAQVAVTDTGVGIDTTDQSQIFSRFYRVEKARSRAGGGTGLGLPIVKYIVESHGGRISLDSEEGKGSTFTLWLPQISEQSPDADELEAEGQSEDSSPSETTSAHKK
- the lysF gene encoding homoaconitase, which translates into the protein MGQTLIEKIVQRYAVGLKPGQKVYANDFVLLKPQHVMTHDNTGAVIPKFESMGASGVFDSKQPVFALDHDVQNKSKENLGKYTKIETFARKQEIAFFPAGTGIAHQVITEEGFVLPGTVVVGSDSHSNLYGALACVGTPVVRTDAAAIWATGQTWWQIPEIIKVEITGKLGLGVTGKDVILALIGTFANDEVLNACLEFTGEGIASLTMSQRKTIANMTTEWGALAGVFPYDSRVRDYLLNRVEFFEKRGDQNPRITRAMIDETDCMDLKPDLDAYYAKEIIFDLGSVTPTVAGPNEVKAMVFLPELEQQRIKIDKAYLLSCVNSRLDDIEEAAAVVKNRKFATGVKFYLAAASAQIEQQAKELGYWQTLVEAGAQTLTAGCGPCIGLGEGVLEPGEVAISATNRNYKGRMGSPGANVYLASPAVVAASALEGYICGTQTLPSRPVVARLENRPRQNQAAAAAQDILPGFPTVIEGELLFVPKDNMNTDAIYGKEYTYNDNLLPAEMATKAFLNYDPEFQQITREGDILAGGWNFGSGSSREQAATTLKYRGLQLVIAGSYSQTYKRNAFNNGYIALECPELINWLKEKFNSSNLLTIRTGINTRLDFVNSEIHCGERKFGFSPLGAVAQRLVITGGFEQLIQEQIKSTQKAQA
- a CDS encoding NTF2-like N-terminal transpeptidase domain-containing protein → MKSRQTIWLLPLLLLLLTACSDNLTPSEVSQHYLEAVRDGNYGNAYEVLTADSQLKISRSDFGDRLARAKQDTGIVRTEILKVNRDSTIVGKRASVTYQLEITLQSGQKLSLFEAMVLLQQDNGWRVIWPPQ